A segment of the Xylanivirga thermophila genome:
TTATCACCTGTTCTTCAAATCTATCTTTAAAGTTCAGCACATAATAGGGTATATCTAGCCTATCTGCTACTCTCCTAGCGTCATTTACGGAGGATAATGAACAGCATCCACCCTCCCGTTCTTCAAAATCAGCATCCTTAGGGTTAAGATCCATAGTAATACCTATTACATCGTACCCCTGCTCCTTTAGAACATAAGCTGCAACGGAGCTGTCCACCCCACCGCTCATACCCAATACTACCTTTTCCGCCATTACTTCACCTCTCTTTACCAAGGCTCAAGACCATGTTTTTTCCTATAATCATTTATGGCCGCATGGATAGCCTCCTCCGCTAGAACGGAACAATGCATCTTTATAGGCGGGAGACCGTCAAGTGCTTCAGCAACTGCTTTGTTTGTAAGCTCCCATGCCTCCTCTAATGTCTTACCCTTTATAAGCTCTGTAGCCATACTGCTAGATGCAATGGCTGCACCACAACCAAAGGTTTTAAACTTTGCTTCTACTATTTTATCGTCTTCCACCTTTAGATATATACGCATTATATCTCCGCATTTGGCATTTCCAACATCAGCTGTTCCATCTGGTTGATCTATCTCGCCTACATTCCTTGGATTCATAAAATGATCCATTACCTTTTCGCTATACATATACTATCTTCCCCCTTCTTTCAAAAATGTTGCATATAAAGGTGACATGGAAC
Coding sequences within it:
- the nifU gene encoding Fe-S cluster assembly scaffold protein NifU, which encodes MYSEKVMDHFMNPRNVGEIDQPDGTADVGNAKCGDIMRIYLKVEDDKIVEAKFKTFGCGAAIASSSMATELIKGKTLEEAWELTNKAVAEALDGLPPIKMHCSVLAEEAIHAAINDYRKKHGLEPW